The stretch of DNA CAAAAACGGTTTGAATAATGCTCTACTCTAGGACGAATTTGTCCTCCTAAATTTAGATTTACTTCTTTATCTTTTGATAAAGGAATCATTTTAATAATATCCAATTTTTCTCGTTTAATAGAATCATTAGAATTTTTTAAATAATCATAATTTTCTTCAGCACGAAAATAGCTGAATTTTGGTGGTTCTTTTTCTTGCGCCTTTACAATGACTTGAAAAACAACCATTAACAATAATAATCCGTGTGTTCTCATATCCTTATTAAATGTTTTTTTATTTAATAACTTGCAGTGTTATTATACGTTATTAGCTTAACACTACAAGTTATTTTAAGGCTAAATTAATATAAATAACCCATTTTTCCTTGCTGATAGTCACGCATAGCCTCTAAAATTTCCGTTTGTTCATTCATTACATACGGCCCCCAGCTTGTAACCTTCTCATCAATAGGTTCTCCTGATAATATCAATAATTTTGATTTTTTTAAACCTCTAACATCAATTGATCTTCCATCATGATTAAAAGTTACCATTTGATTCAATCCTTTCATTAATTGTTTGTCTTCATTTACTTTCAAACTTCCATCCAATAGATAAATTAAAGTTTCATGATTTTCAGGAATATCCAAAGTTGTTTTCCCACCATCTTCAATATCCATTACCCAAACATTTATGGGTGTAAAAGTTTTTGCAACACCTTGATTATCAATAAAATTACCTGCAATCACTTGAATTTTCACTTTATCATTATCTTGAAAAATTAAAGGTATGTCATCTCTTTTCAGATATTGATATTTTGGTGTTACCATTTTATCTTTTTTAGGTAAATTTATCCATAACTGAATTCCTTCTAAAGTACCTGTTTTTTCAACAAATTCTTTACTTGGAGCTTCATCATGAATAACTCCACTACCAGCAGTCATCCATTGTACATCACCTGCTTTTAAAATTCCTTCATTTCCAAGCGAATCACGATGAAATTGTTCACCTTGAAATAAAAGCGTCACCGGTTCAAAACCTCGATGAGGATGTGGCGCCAATTGGAATGGATTATTTTCTGGACTAATTTCATATGGTCCATAATGATGAAGTAATAAAAAAGGCCCTACATTTTCTAGGTTATGATTAGGAAGTGGTTGTCCTAATTGGATTCCTCCCATATTAATTTCTGGTGCTGTATACACATTTTTAATCGTTTTCATTGTTTACTCCTTTCTTATTAATTTATTTAATAAACGATTTAATTCTTTAGCTTCCTCTTCGGAAAGTTTTATAATATCTTTTTTTATATCTTCTATTTTTTCTGTTATTTCTTCACAAAGCATTTTTCCTTCTTCTAAAATTTGAATATGCACTACTCTACGATCGCTTTCACAATTAACTCTCTTAATTAATTTCTTTTCAATTAATTTATCTGTTAAACGAGTCAAATTGGGTGTTTTATCAATCATTCTGGATTTTATATCACTAACTGACATGGGTTTATTCGATCCTTTTAAAATCCTCAGTACATTATATTGTTGCATAGATAATGTATAAGTCTTAAATGCTTTCTCTATATTGTTTTTCACCCAATTTGAGGTAAAAAGTATATTTAAATGTACTTGTTCTTTTTCAGTATTGAAGTGGGTTTTTAACTCCTTTTCTAAATTCATGATACAAAGATATAAAAATTATTTTACATGTAAAATAATTACTCATAAAATAATTTTGTAAGGATTTAACTCTATCTTTGTCTAAAGGATTATAAAAAATTACTAAATGGAAAATTGGAGAACATTAAACACAATTGAAGGTATCGATGCTATAATAGAGGCATCAAATCATAAACCACAAATTATTTTTAAACATAGTACTACTTGCGGAATTAGTGCAAATGCTCATCATAAATTAGAAAATGATTTTAGTGAATTGGAGGGTAAAGTAGATTTTTATTACTTAGATTTATTAGCAAACCGTCCTATTTCTAATGCAGTGGCTGATAAAACAGGTGTATTACATCAATCTCCTCAAATTATTTTATTAAAAAATGGTGAGGTTGCGTATACCGTTACACATTTGGCTATTAATCCAACAAAAATAGCAGAACATTTATAAAATTAAAAAATTTCAACTTCGGTAGCACCTTGCTTATAACGTTTAAAAGATGCGTCAAAATAATGGCATTGTTGTGCATACCGATCTAAAATTTTATACAATTCATTTTTTAGAACACCTTGGCCATGACCGTGAATAAAAACAATGCGCTTGGGTGTTTTTTCTTGAATAGCTTTCTCTAATGTATTTCGAACTGTATTTAATTGGATAGTAAGCATTTCAAAATTTGACAATCCTTTTGTATAATCAACTAGATGACCAATATGTAGATCTACCTCTAAAAAATCATTCTTTTTTGACTTTTTATTACTAAGTTCTTTCTTTTGAAAATCTTCTGCTTTTAGTTCCAACGTATTAATTTCACTTAAAACAGAGGTTATTTTAACTAATTTAGATGTAGGATAAGTTTCGGGAAATCCAAAATCAGTTTCAAAAGTAATCGTATTTCCTTCTATGGAAATTACTTTTCCTTTTAAGTTTTCATCTGTAACTGCAACGATATCCCCTATTTTTAGATCCATTTTATATTTATCTTCACATTATACAAAACTATACTTTACTCACTAATGTTATTTTCTTCAAGTTTTAAAATTACAGAGTAACTATATTCAGATTCATGAATACCTTCATTTTTAACTTTAATCGTATTTTTAAATAATGGTCCATCATATACCAAAGTATGGTATTCTCCATTTTCACCACAAACATCTACTTGAAAGGCTTCTAATTCTTTTAATACTTCTTTTGTAAGTGTTCTAAACAATAAACTTTTTGGAAGAGAATGTTGTTTGGAAACAGTTTTAATTAAAGCTTTAAAACCACAATCAATAAATTCTTCAACTAGCGTTTTACGATTTTCTTTCCAAAGTGGAAAGTTTGCTTTTAAACCTGCTTCATTACATACATTAGAACACCATTCTTGATGTTCAATAATATCAATATCTCCAAAAACACATTCTGTTACTCCTAATTTTTTAGCTTTCACTAATGTCTTTATAAAAACTTCCTGATAATCTTCTCCTTTACTTTTAGCATAAATAATCGGAATGTTTAATGATTCTGAAGTTTTTTGAATTATCTCTTGATTTACTCCATGAAACCAAGAACGGTCATTTTCTTCATTAATTGAAATAATCAAAGCTACTACTTCGTTACCCGCTTGAATAGATCGATGCAAAGCTAACGTACTATCTTTTCCTAAACTGTAGGATACACATACTTTTTTAGTTATCATTTCTTACATATAAATACATTTACAAAAATAATCTTCTATTTTAGGAAGTTTTCGAAAGAGATTGCTCTGATTCATTATTTTTATGAACAACGGTTGAAACAATAATACTTATTTCAAATAATCCATACAATGGAACTGCTGCAACTAGCATACTAAAAATATCTGAAGGTGTTATAAAAGCTGCTAAAATTAAGATGATAACTAAAGCAAATCGTCTATTTTCTTTTAAGAAAGATGGTGTAATTAAGCCTATTTTAGTAAAAAAATAAATAAAGATTGGAATAAGAAAAACGACTCCCATACTTAAAGTTGAAGTAGTAATCGTAGAAATCACATCTCCCAATCGGAAAATATTTTCAGTTTTTTCAGAAATTTTAAATGTATATCCAAAATGAATAGCCAAAGGTGATATAACAAAATATCCAAAAGCTACACCTGAAAGAAATAAAAAAGACGTAATTCCAATAAAAGAAGATGCATATTTTTTTTCATCTTCTGATAAGGCTGGTTTCACAAAACGCCAAATTTCAAATACAATATAAGGAAAAGCTAAAATGATTCCGGCAACCAATGCCACCCATAGAAATGTATTAAATTGTCCAAAAACAGCTAAATTCTGTACATGAAATTGATCTGCAGAAAAAGAAAAAGGAGTTCCCATTCCTAAAGATTCTGTAAAATAATTTAATCCACGATATGTAATAAAATTAGGATCTACCATTCCTAATAAAAAATCATCTACTATTTTCTCTATGAAAACACCACATATAATGGCTCCAATAACAATGGCAATTGTACTTCGTACAAGATGCCAACGTAATTCCTCTACATGGTCTAAGAAAGACATTTCTTTTTTTTCTTCTTTCATCTTTAATTATACTATTAAAGCTATATAAGCTATTTAATTTTTAAATAATTCCTTCTTTCAGTAAATCTTGAAAATCTAATATTCCAACATAGTTTTGAGAAGAATCTACTACTAATAGTTGCCCTACTTTATGTAATTCTATCATTTCCAATGCTTGTGTAGCTAAAGCATCTTTTTCAATAATTTTTGGATTTTCACTCATAATTTCTTTAACCAAAGTTGTTTTAAAATCAACTTCATTAAATAGCATTCTACGTAAATCACCATCTGTTATCACTCCTTTTAATATTCCTTGATCTTCAACAGCTGTAATTCCATTACGACTTTTAGAAATAGCCACAATAGCCTCTCGAATGTTATCATTTATATTAACTAACGGTTTTTGATCCTGATCAACCAAATCTTCTACTCGCCAATACAAACGTTTTCCCAAAGAACCTCCTGGATGAGATTTTGCAAAATCTGCATCTGTAAAATTATTTACATGCATAAGTGTCACAGCTAGAGCATCTCCCATGGCTAATTGAGCTGTTGTCGATGTGGTCGGTGCCAAATTATTAGGTCCTGCCTCTTTTTCTATTGGAACATGCAAAATATAATTAGCTTGCTTTGCTAAAAATGATTTTGTATGAGAAGTCAAGCCTACTAAAGTAATAGGGCGTGATTTCAATAATGTTACCAAGTTCTTTATTTCAGGTGTATTTCCACTTTTCGATAATACAATGACTACATCATCTTCTTGAATTAACCCTAAATCTCCATGAATAGCTTCAGCTGCATGTAAAAATTGAGAAAAAATACCTGTTGAATTTAAAGTAGCTACAATTTTATTTGCAATATGTGCGCTTTTTCCAATTCCACTTACTACAACTTTTCCTTTTGATTTATTTATTGTACGAATTACACTTATAAAATCATTAGATAATTGATCCGCAATGGATTTCAGCGCTTTAGCTTCGTTGTAGAATGTTTCTTTTCCTAAATTTATAATCTGTTCGTCGTTCAATTTTATTCTTTTTTTTTTGTGAGTTATTAATTTTGATTGTAAATTTATAATAAATAATACAAACCATATAGTATAAGTGGGATTAAAAAAAGAATTAAAAAAATACTTTGGATTTGGAGAATTCAAAGGAAAACAAGAAGAAATAATCACAAGTTTATTAGAAGGGAATGATATTTTCGTCTTGATGCCTACTGGAGGGGGAAAATCACTATGTTATCAACTTCCTGCTTTAATTAGTGATGGATTAGCTATCATTGTATCTCCATTGATTGCTCTAATGAAAAATCAAGTTGATGTAATTCGAGGAGTATCAGAAAATGAGGGTATAGCACACGTTTTAAATTCATCATTATCTAAAACCGAAACTAAAAAAGTAATGGATGATATTGATTCAGGAATTACAAAATTATTATTTGTAGCACCAGAATCTTTAACAAAAGAAGATTATGTAAACTTCTTGAAACAATATAAGATTTCATTCTTTGCCATCGATGAAGCCCACTGTATTTCAGAATGGGGTCATGATTTTAGACCTGAATATCGTAATCTTAAGGATATTATTCACAAAATAGGAAAAGCACCTGTGATTGCATTAACAGCAACAGCAACACCTAAAGTTCAGGAAGATATTCAAAAAAGTTTAGGAATGCAGCATGCAAAAGTTTTTAAAGACTCTTTTAATCGTGCTAACTTATTTTACGAAGTACGTCCTAAAATTAATGTAGATAAGGAAATCGTAAAATTTATAAAAAATAATACCAACAAATCAGGGATTATTTATTGTTTGAGTAGAAAAAAAGTAGAAGAAGTTGCTCAAATATTACAAGTAAATGGTGTGAATGCATTACCTTATCATGCTGGTTTTGATGCTAAAACACGTGCTAAACATCAAGACATGTTCCTTATGGAAGATGTTGATGTAATTGTAGCAACCATTGCCTTTGGAATGGGAATTGACAAACCGGATGTACGTTTTGTAATTCATTATGATATTCCAAAGAGTTTAGAAAGTTATTACCAAGAAACAGGTCGAGCAGGTCGTGACGGTGGTGAAGGACATTGTCTTACCTTTTACGATTATAAAGATATTGAAAAGTTAGAAAAATTCTTGGCAGGAAAACCCGTATCTGAGAGAGAAATAGGTATGCAATTATTAAATGAAATGGTTGCGTATGCTGAAACATCTGGATCACGACGCAAATTTATTCTACATTATTTTGGAGAAGAATTTGATGAAATCAATGGTGAAGGTGCTGATATGGATGATAATATGCGTAATCCTAAAAAGAAAATCGATGTTCAAAAAGAAATGTTGATTTTATTAGATGTTATCCATAAGACTAACCAAATTCTTAAAACAAAAGAACTCGTTAATACTCTCACAGGAAGTGAAACAGCTATCATCAAATCGTATAAAATTAGTGATGAGGACTTTTTTGGGATTGGAAAAGAGCATAATAAACATTTTTGGACGGCTATCATACGTCAGGCATTGATTCATGACTATTTGAAAAAAGAAATTGAAAGTTACGGAGTAATTAAAATAATTAAAAAAGGAGAAGATTTTATAAAGAACCCTACTCCTTTTATGATGGCAGAAGACCATAATTATGCAGAATTACAAGAAAATGCCAATACGACTACTCCTAAATCAACTTCAGCATTTGATCAAGTTTTATTAGATCAGTTGAAAAAAATACGTAAAAAGGTTGCTACACAAAATTCTATTCCACCTTTTGCTGTTTTTCAAGATTTAAGTTTAGATGATATGGCCACTCGATATCCTACGAGTCTTGAAGAAATAAAAGATATATTTGGTGTAGGTGAAGGAAAAGCTAAAAAATTTGGTAAACCTTTTGTTGAATTTATTTCAAAATATGTTGAGGAAAATAATATAGAAAGGCCTGATGATTTAGTTATTAAACAATTAGCAAATAATTCTAGTCATAAAGTTTATATCATCCAAAGTACAGACCGAAAGCTTAATATTGAAGATATTGCAGCCAATAAAGGGCTTGAAATGGAAGAATTAATAAAAGAAATGGAGCGAATTGTTTATCAAGGAACTAAATTGAATATTGATTACTATTTGAATGAAATTTTAGACGAAGATCAACAAGAAGAAATTTTCGAATATTTTATGGAAGCTGAAACAGATAAAATTACAGATGCTTATCATGAATTTGATGAAGAGTTTTCTGAAGAAGAATTACGTTTTATGCGAATCAAATTTTTATCTGAAGTAGCCAATTAAACTGTACTATTTTCTATTAAAAAATACCTTGACAGGTTTTTAATCTGTCAAGGTATTTTTTGTATTGTCTTTATATTTTATTTTAAACTTTCAAAGGTTCCTAATCCACATTCTAAAAATGCTTTAAACTCTTCTACATCTTTGTAACCTCTTATATCACGATTCAATAATTTTCCATCAGCAGTTAGCAGAGCATAATTAGGTTGAGAATTATTTTTAAAATTCTCAGTTTGGAAGGTAGCCCACTTATTCCCTACTGTCTTTATTAATTTATTTTTATTTTGAATCTCTACATAAACTTCTTTTTGCTCTTCTATAGGTAGTTCTTCACTAGAATCTACATATAAAGAAACCACAATAACATCATTCTTTAAAATAGAAAGAATCTCTGGATCGATCCATACGTTATCTTCCATTCTACGACAGTTTTCACAACCATAACCCGTAAAATCAATTAAAACAGGTTTATTTTCCTTTTTAGCTAATTCAAAAGCACGATCTAAATCGTTATCGATAATTTTAATACCGTGTTTCAATTCAAAACCATCTGTATGGTTTTCTTTCCCTTGATTATTGAATAAACTATAATTTGATGGAGGAATTAATCCACTTAATGCTTTTAAATTAGAATTAGGTGTCAATCCTGAAGCTAAATAAACTATAAAAGCTACAACTAGTACACCAAAACTAATTCGAGCAAACCCTAAGCTTTTATCTAATTTATTATCGTGAGGGAAGAAAATTCTCTTAAATAAGTATAAAGCTAACCCTACAAAAATAATAATCCATATAACTAAAAATACTTCTTTTTTTAATAATCCCATTGGTCCGTCAAAACCTACTAAATCTGCTTTTGATAAGAATTTTAAAGCTAAAGCTAGCTCTATAAAACCAATAATTACTTTTAAGGTTGTCATCCAACCACCTGAACGTGGTAATGAATTCAAAATACTTGGGAAAAAGGCTGATAAGGTAAACGGTAAGGCTAATGCCAATCCAAAACCAAACATTCCCATAGTTAATTGTGTTGCTCCATTCGGCGCCTGAATCGCATCTACCAATAAGGTTCCTAAGATAGGTCCTGTACATGAAAAAGATACAATTACTAAGGTTAAGGCCATAAAGAAAGGACCAAATAAACCTGCTTTTTCTGATTGATTATCAATTTTATTCGCCCATGAACTTGGTAATGTTAATTCAAAATAACCAAAAAATGAAATAGCAAAAACAATAAAAATAATGGCAAAGAATAGGTTCAACCATATATTCGTCGATATATTATTAAACAGTTCAGGGTCTACTCCTCCT from Flavobacteriaceae bacterium UJ101 encodes:
- a CDS encoding pirin-like protein (Belongs to the pirin family.) — its product is MKTIKNVYTAPEINMGGIQLGQPLPNHNLENVGPFLLLHHYGPYEISPENNPFQLAPHPHRGFEPVTLLFQGEQFHRDSLGNEGILKAGDVQWMTAGSGVIHDEAPSKEFVEKTGTLEGIQLWINLPKKDKMVTPKYQYLKRDDIPLIFQDNDKVKIQVIAGNFIDNQGVAKTFTPINVWVMDIEDGGKTTLDIPENHETLIYLLDGSLKVNEDKQLMKGLNQMVTFNHDGRSIDVRGLKKSKLLILSGEPIDEKVTSWGPYVMNEQTEILEAMRDYQQGKMGYLY
- a CDS encoding sec-independent protein translocase protein TatC (Part of the twin-arginine translocation (Tat) system that transports large folded proteins containing a characteristic twin-arginine motif in their signal peptide across membranes; Belongs to the TatC family.) → MKEEKKEMSFLDHVEELRWHLVRSTIAIVIGAIICGVFIEKIVDDFLLGMVDPNFITYRGLNYFTESLGMGTPFSFSADQFHVQNLAVFGQFNTFLWVALVAGIILAFPYIVFEIWRFVKPALSEDEKKYASSFIGITSFLFLSGVAFGYFVISPLAIHFGYTFKISEKTENIFRLGDVISTITTSTLSMGVVFLIPIFIYFFTKIGLITPSFLKENRRFALVIILILAAFITPSDIFSMLVAAVPLYGLFEISIIVSTVVHKNNESEQSLSKTS
- the kdsD|kpsF gene encoding arabinose-5-phosphate isomerase (Catalyzes the reversible aldol-ketol isomerization between D-ribulose 5-phosphate (Ru5P) and D-arabinose 5-phosphate (A5P). It is also able of sustaining the biosynthetic pathway of 3-deoxy-D-manno-octulosonate (KDO), a unique 8-carbon sugar component of lipopolysaccharides (LPSs) (By similarity); Belongs to the SIS family. GutQ/KpsF subfamily; Contains 2 CBS domains; Contains 1 SIS domain.; KEGG: pat:Patl_0563 arabinose-5-phosphate isomerase); translation: MNDEQIINLGKETFYNEAKALKSIADQLSNDFISVIRTINKSKGKVVVSGIGKSAHIANKIVATLNSTGIFSQFLHAAEAIHGDLGLIQEDDVVIVLSKSGNTPEIKNLVTLLKSRPITLVGLTSHTKSFLAKQANYILHVPIEKEAGPNNLAPTTSTTAQLAMGDALAVTLMHVNNFTDADFAKSHPGGSLGKRLYWRVEDLVDQDQKPLVNINDNIREAIVAISKSRNGITAVEDQGILKGVITDGDLRRMLFNEVDFKTTLVKEIMSENPKIIEKDALATQALEMIELHKVGQLLVVDSSQNYVGILDFQDLLKEGII
- the recQ gene encoding DNA helicase (Participates in DNA replication and repair. Exhibits a magnesium-dependent ATP-dependent DNA-helicase activity that unwinds single- and double-stranded DNA in a 3'-5' direction (By similarity); Belongs to the helicase family. RecQ subfamily; Contains 1 helicase ATP-binding domain; Contains 1 helicase C-terminal domain; Contains 1 HRDC domain.; KEGG: baco:OXB_2320 ATP-dependent DNA helicase RecQ), with the translated sequence MGLKKELKKYFGFGEFKGKQEEIITSLLEGNDIFVLMPTGGGKSLCYQLPALISDGLAIIVSPLIALMKNQVDVIRGVSENEGIAHVLNSSLSKTETKKVMDDIDSGITKLLFVAPESLTKEDYVNFLKQYKISFFAIDEAHCISEWGHDFRPEYRNLKDIIHKIGKAPVIALTATATPKVQEDIQKSLGMQHAKVFKDSFNRANLFYEVRPKINVDKEIVKFIKNNTNKSGIIYCLSRKKVEEVAQILQVNGVNALPYHAGFDAKTRAKHQDMFLMEDVDVIVATIAFGMGIDKPDVRFVIHYDIPKSLESYYQETGRAGRDGGEGHCLTFYDYKDIEKLEKFLAGKPVSEREIGMQLLNEMVAYAETSGSRRKFILHYFGEEFDEINGEGADMDDNMRNPKKKIDVQKEMLILLDVIHKTNQILKTKELVNTLTGSETAIIKSYKISDEDFFGIGKEHNKHFWTAIIRQALIHDYLKKEIESYGVIKIIKKGEDFIKNPTPFMMAEDHNYAELQENANTTTPKSTSAFDQVLLDQLKKIRKKVATQNSIPPFAVFQDLSLDDMATRYPTSLEEIKDIFGVGEGKAKKFGKPFVEFISKYVEENNIERPDDLVIKQLANNSSHKVYIIQSTDRKLNIEDIAANKGLEMEELIKEMERIVYQGTKLNIDYYLNEILDEDQQEEIFEYFMEAETDKITDAYHEFDEEFSEEELRFMRIKFLSEVAN
- the dsbD gene encoding protein-disulfide reductase (KEGG: bth:BT_0186 thiol:disulfide interchange protein DsbD): MIRKIGLGVLLLVTSIFVSAQIIDPVKVTESIKKIGDNEYEVALKATIDDKWHLYSMDEQEAGLPTEVNFLNQEGNYELVDTIQIDGEKIEEYSDVFMANLRYYSHEVTFRQKIKITNPDLKEIKTGFFYQVCDDSKCLAPENKDFTLNLDGSKGGDTPVIASGETLKLASIDIDNPINDCGEHEEKDNSLLGTFLKGFLGGFIALLMPCIFPLIPLTVSFFTKGSENKGKGLFKAGMYGFFIIAIFLLFSVPFHILGGVDPELFNNISTNIWLNLFFAIIFIVFAISFFGYFELTLPSSWANKIDNQSEKAGLFGPFFMALTLVIVSFSCTGPILGTLLVDAIQAPNGATQLTMGMFGFGLALALPFTLSAFFPSILNSLPRSGGWMTTLKVIIGFIELALALKFLSKADLVGFDGPMGLLKKEVFLVIWIIIFVGLALYLFKRIFFPHDNKLDKSLGFARISFGVLVVAFIVYLASGLTPNSNLKALSGLIPPSNYSLFNNQGKENHTDGFELKHGIKIIDNDLDRAFELAKKENKPVLIDFTGYGCENCRRMEDNVWIDPEILSILKNDVIVVSLYVDSSEELPIEEQKEVYVEIQNKNKLIKTVGNKWATFQTENFKNNSQPNYALLTADGKLLNRDIRGYKDVEEFKAFLECGLGTFESLK